One genomic window of Diospyros lotus cultivar Yz01 chromosome 8, ASM1463336v1, whole genome shotgun sequence includes the following:
- the LOC127807293 gene encoding uncharacterized acetyltransferase At3g50280-like, with the protein MEATNKQIPENELFKCSTSTHLISDCFVNPKHHVEASKHPIFLSPWDLAMLSVHYIQKGLLFLKPPSPHQHFSLPSFLQTLKESLSLTLVHFYPLAGRLVTLNQQSPPSSSVYIDCTRSPGARFIHAAVNLTVSDILSPVDVPVIVQSFFDHDRAINHDGHTRPLLSVKVTDLVDGVFVGCSFNHAVGDGESFWMFFNTLSEIFRAQGGSDFPISRLPIHNQWILNGHGPLLRLPFADEDQFLSRHEAPPLRERIFHFSSQSIAQLKAKANQENNTDKISSLQAVSAVVWRCITRARRLPDEQQTNCRMAANNRSRMEPPVPKNYFGNCIQVVCASSTAAELLGGGFGRAAWLCHRAVGTHTDKVVREWVGGWLESPIVYQLGRLFDPCSVMMGSSPRFDVYGNEFGIGKAVAVRSGYANKFDGKVTLYPGREGGGSMDLEICLSPETMAAFESDREFRDAVWESD; encoded by the coding sequence ATGGAAGCCACAAACAAACAAATCCCTGAAAATGAACTCTTCAAATGTTCAACTTCAACACATCTCATCTCAGACTGCTTCGTCAACCCAAAACACCACGTCGAGGCCTCCAAGCATCCCATCTTCTTGTCTCCATGGGATCTCGCCATGCTCTCCGTCCATTACATCCAAAAGGGCCTTCTCTTTCTCAAGCCCCCCTCCCCCCATCAACACTTTTCTCTCCCCTCCTTCCTCCAAACTCTCAAGGAATCCCTCTCCCTCACTCTCGTCCATTTCTACCCTCTCGCCGGCCGATTGGTAACCCTCAACCAACAAAGCCCACCTTCTTCCTCCGTCTATATTGATTGCACCCGCAGTCCCGGTGCCAGATTTATTCACGCCGCCGTCAATCTCACTGTGTCTGATATCCTTTCGCCAGTTGACGTTCCGGTCATCGTCCAGTCGTTCTTCGACCACGACCGGGCGATCAACCACGACGGCCACACCAGGCCGTTGCTATCGGTTAAGGTGACGGATTTGGTTGACGGTGTCTTTGTGGGATGCTCGTTCAACCACGCCGTAGGCGACGGGGAGTCCTTCTGGATGTTCTTCAACACCTTGTCGGAGATCTTCAGAGCccaggggggctccgattttccCATTTCGAGGCTCCCAATTCACAACCAGTGGATTCTCAACGGCCACGGCCCCCTTCTGCGCCTGCCGTTCGCCGACGAGGACCAGTTTCTCAGCCGACACGAAGCTCCGCCTCTCCGAGAAAGGATCTTCCACTTTTCATCCCAATCAATAGCCCAACTCAAAGCAAAGGCCAACCAAGAGAATAACACCGACAAGATCTCCTCCTTGCAGGCCGTGTCGGCGGTGGTTTGGCGGTGTATCACGCGGGCTCGCCGCTTACCAGACGAGCAGCAAACCAACTGCAGAATGGCGGCGAACAACAGATCGAGAATGGAGCCACCGGTGCCCAAAAACTACTTCGGCAACTGCATTCAAGTAGTGTGCGCGAGTTCCACGGCGGCGGAACTTCTTGGGGGCGGGTTTGGGCGGGCGGCGTGGCTGTGCCACCGAGCGGTGGGGACCCACACCGACAAGGTGGTGCGGGAGTGGGTGGGGGGCTGGCTCGAGTCGCCAATCGTTTACCAGCTGGGGCGGTTATTCGATCCTTGCAGCGTGATGATGGGCAGCTCGCCGAGATTCGACGTGTATGGGAACGAGTTTGGAATAGGCAAGGCGGTAGCGGTGCGAAGTGGGTACGCGAACAAGTTTGACGGGAAGGTGACTCTGTATCCTGGGCGTGAGGGCGGCGGGAGCATGGACTTGGAGATTTGCCTCTCGCCGGAAACAATGGCGGCTTTTGAGTCTGATCGGGAGTTCAGGGATGCTGTCTGGGAATCTGATTAG